One genomic window of Methyloceanibacter sp. wino2 includes the following:
- a CDS encoding L-aspartate oxidase, translating into MTNGSPSFVPRNAADSVVVVGAGLAGLFTALKLAPLNVTVISPAPIGEGASSVWAQAGIAAALSEGDTPEDHAADTVRAGAGIVDEAVALLMAREARARIEDLLRYGVPFDKDLEGKLTFGHEAAHRTNRILHVKGDTAGRSIMSAIIAAVRKTPSITVLEGVAARDLVVHKGRVRGIVLAPTTEESQTDTFVLPARAVVLATGGAGHLYSVTTNPVEARGEGVAIAARAGAVIADAEFVQFHPTAIDIGRDPAPLATEALRGAGALLINRKGERFMRAVHQDAELGPRDVVARAVHREVVSGRGAFLDCRPIGPGIAEKFPTVASTCRSAGIDPAQEPIPVAPAAHYHMGGVLVDVQGRSTVDGLWACGEVTSTGAHGANRLASNSLLEAVVFGARVAEDITAGLPPLPPQDLHAVARASGGIYRNSQAERTLRETMSANVGVVRDADGLSEALGTIIALERENEGDPQLANMLTTAKFVATAAFARTESRGANFRSDYPAPEEAQARRSFLTLDQADEFAREAAGIASPPRLRVVSQA; encoded by the coding sequence ATGACGAACGGCAGTCCATCCTTTGTGCCGAGAAACGCCGCTGACAGCGTGGTAGTTGTCGGCGCCGGCCTTGCGGGTCTCTTTACGGCCCTCAAGCTTGCGCCGCTGAACGTCACCGTCATCTCGCCCGCGCCGATCGGCGAAGGTGCGTCCAGCGTTTGGGCGCAAGCCGGTATCGCGGCGGCGCTGTCCGAAGGCGACACGCCCGAGGACCATGCGGCCGATACCGTGCGCGCCGGGGCCGGGATCGTGGATGAAGCCGTGGCGCTTCTGATGGCACGAGAGGCCCGGGCCCGGATCGAGGATTTGCTGCGTTACGGCGTGCCCTTCGACAAGGACCTCGAAGGCAAGCTGACCTTCGGCCACGAAGCCGCTCACCGCACCAACCGCATTCTGCATGTCAAAGGCGACACGGCCGGCCGTTCCATCATGAGCGCCATCATCGCCGCGGTGCGCAAGACGCCGTCGATCACCGTGCTCGAGGGCGTGGCCGCGCGCGATTTGGTCGTCCACAAGGGACGCGTCCGGGGCATCGTCCTTGCGCCTACCACAGAGGAATCTCAAACGGACACCTTTGTCCTGCCCGCGCGGGCGGTGGTGCTCGCGACCGGCGGCGCCGGTCACCTTTACTCGGTCACCACCAATCCGGTCGAGGCGCGTGGCGAAGGTGTCGCCATCGCCGCGCGCGCCGGCGCAGTGATCGCCGACGCTGAATTCGTGCAATTCCATCCCACCGCGATCGATATCGGCCGCGATCCGGCGCCGCTCGCCACCGAAGCGCTTCGGGGCGCGGGGGCACTGCTCATTAACCGCAAGGGCGAGCGCTTCATGCGCGCCGTTCACCAGGATGCCGAGCTCGGCCCGCGCGACGTGGTCGCGCGCGCCGTCCATCGCGAGGTCGTGAGCGGGCGCGGCGCGTTTCTCGATTGCCGTCCGATCGGCCCCGGTATCGCAGAGAAGTTTCCCACGGTCGCGTCGACCTGCCGTTCGGCTGGGATCGACCCGGCGCAGGAGCCCATCCCGGTGGCGCCGGCGGCGCATTATCACATGGGTGGCGTTCTGGTCGACGTACAAGGACGCAGCACCGTCGACGGCTTGTGGGCCTGCGGCGAGGTAACCTCGACGGGCGCGCACGGCGCGAACCGTCTTGCCTCGAACTCGCTTCTCGAAGCCGTCGTATTCGGCGCCCGTGTCGCAGAGGACATCACCGCTGGCCTGCCCCCGCTGCCGCCTCAGGATCTGCACGCGGTCGCGCGCGCCAGCGGCGGGATCTACCGCAACAGCCAGGCGGAGCGGACGCTCCGCGAGACCATGTCGGCCAATGTGGGCGTTGTCCGCGATGCTGACGGGCTGTCGGAGGCCCTCGGGACAATCATCGCTCTCGAGCGCGAGAACGAAGGCGATCCGCAGCTTGCGAACATGCTGACGACGGCCAAGTTCGTGGCCACGGCTGCCTTTGCCCGGACCGAAAGCCGCGGGGCGAATTTCCGCAGCGACTATCCTGCGCCCGAAGAGGCTCAGGCCAGACGTAGCTTCCTGACCCTGGATCAGGCTGACGAGTTTGCCCGCGAGGCCGCCGGCATCGCCAGTCCGCCGCGTCTGCGCGTCGTCAGCCAGGCGTAG
- the nadC gene encoding carboxylating nicotinate-nucleotide diphosphorylase — MNTPELLTPLPRRLVETAVRTALEEDLGLVGDITTDPIIPADARGAASIVVREPACIAGLDLAEAAFRALDADVNFERLVEDGGTAEAGTAIGRVEGLTRALLTGERTALNFLGRLCGIATLTAAYVAAVDGTGARIADTRKTTPGLRGLEKYAVRCGGGVNHRFGLYDAVLVKDNHIAAAGGIGAALSHLRARGGHMVKIEVEVDTLDQLREALAHPIDAVLLDNMDPATLKEAVTIADGQVVTEASGGVTLESVAEIARTGVDLISVGALTHSPRNLDSSLEWER, encoded by the coding sequence ATGAATACCCCGGAACTGCTCACCCCGCTGCCACGGCGCCTCGTGGAAACGGCCGTGCGCACGGCTCTCGAAGAGGACCTTGGCCTCGTGGGCGACATCACCACGGATCCCATTATTCCCGCCGATGCGCGCGGTGCCGCCTCGATTGTCGTCCGTGAACCGGCCTGCATTGCGGGCCTCGATCTCGCGGAGGCCGCATTCCGTGCGCTCGATGCGGATGTGAATTTCGAGCGGCTGGTTGAGGACGGCGGCACGGCCGAAGCAGGCACGGCCATCGGCCGGGTGGAAGGATTGACGCGCGCGCTGCTGACCGGGGAGCGCACGGCGCTGAACTTCCTCGGGCGCCTCTGCGGAATCGCGACGCTGACGGCCGCCTATGTCGCGGCGGTCGACGGCACCGGCGCGCGGATCGCCGATACCCGCAAGACGACGCCCGGTTTGCGGGGGCTGGAGAAATACGCGGTGCGCTGCGGCGGCGGCGTGAACCACCGTTTTGGCCTCTATGACGCGGTGCTGGTCAAGGACAACCACATCGCCGCGGCCGGCGGGATCGGCGCGGCGCTCTCACACTTGCGCGCGCGCGGCGGTCACATGGTCAAGATCGAAGTGGAAGTGGATACGCTCGACCAGCTGCGCGAGGCGCTCGCCCACCCGATCGACGCAGTCTTGCTGGACAATATGGATCCGGCGACCCTCAAAGAGGCCGTGACAATTGCAGACGGTCAGGTGGTGACCGAAGCGTCGGGCGGCGTGACGTTGGAGAGTGTCGCGGAAATCGCGCGGACGGGCGTCGACCTGATCTCAGTCGGAGCCCTTACTCACTCGCCCCGTAACCTAGACTCATCACTTGAGTGGGAGCGGTAG
- the nadA gene encoding quinolinate synthase NadA, translating to MESVQIGSEAWEAKAQAVLPSELVPDLTYTPEVARETAHLYERVARVIPPVEWPQFAPYVKAINDLKQVRNAVVLAHNYMTPEIYNCVADVVGDSLQLAREAAKADAEVIVQCGVHFMAETSKLLNPDKKVLIPDSRAGCSLAESITGEDVRALREAYPGVPVVTYVNTSADVKAESDICCTSSNAVRVVESLGAKRVIMIPDEFLAKWVQTQTDVEIITWKGHCEVHERFTAEELRVYRESDPGVKIIAHPECPPEVINESDFTGSTSGMIKWVEDNQPSKVLLVTECSMSDNVAVEAPNTQFVRPCNLCPHMKRITLPKILDSLIFMKEEVTVDPAVVEPARAAVERMINLNH from the coding sequence ATGGAATCCGTTCAAATTGGGAGTGAGGCCTGGGAGGCCAAGGCACAGGCCGTGCTGCCTTCCGAGCTCGTTCCCGATCTCACGTATACGCCCGAAGTGGCCCGCGAGACCGCGCATCTGTATGAGCGTGTCGCGCGCGTGATTCCGCCTGTCGAATGGCCCCAATTCGCGCCTTACGTGAAGGCCATCAACGATCTGAAGCAGGTCCGCAACGCGGTTGTCCTGGCGCATAACTATATGACGCCGGAGATCTACAATTGCGTGGCCGACGTGGTCGGCGACTCCTTGCAGCTTGCGCGCGAGGCCGCGAAGGCCGACGCCGAGGTGATCGTCCAGTGCGGCGTACACTTCATGGCGGAGACGTCGAAGCTGCTCAATCCCGACAAGAAAGTTCTGATCCCCGATAGCCGCGCCGGCTGTTCGCTGGCGGAATCGATCACGGGTGAGGATGTCCGCGCGTTGCGCGAGGCCTATCCCGGTGTTCCCGTGGTCACGTACGTGAACACGTCAGCCGATGTGAAAGCCGAGTCCGACATTTGCTGCACGTCGTCGAATGCCGTGCGCGTGGTTGAGTCTCTCGGCGCGAAACGGGTAATCATGATCCCCGACGAATTTCTCGCCAAATGGGTTCAAACCCAGACGGATGTCGAGATCATCACCTGGAAGGGTCACTGCGAAGTGCATGAGCGCTTCACCGCCGAGGAGCTTCGCGTCTATCGGGAGAGTGATCCGGGCGTGAAGATTATCGCGCACCCCGAGTGTCCGCCCGAGGTGATCAACGAGTCCGACTTCACGGGTTCGACCTCCGGCATGATCAAATGGGTCGAGGATAATCAGCCTTCCAAGGTGCTGCTCGTGACCGAGTGCTCAATGAGCGACAACGTCGCGGTCGAAGCGCCGAACACCCAGTTCGTGCGGCCCTGTAACCTCTGCCCGCATATGAAGCGCATCACGCTGCCGAAGATCCTCGATAGCCTCATCTTCATGAAGGAAGAGGTGACCGTCGATCCGGCCGTGGTGGAGCCCGCCCGCGCCGCCGTCGAGCGGATGATCAATCTCAACCACTAG
- the ppdK gene encoding pyruvate, phosphate dikinase: protein MTGGEAEMAGQTPKWVYSFGGGHADGSAADKDRLGGKGAHLAEMSRIGLPVPPGFTIATDMCAAYYENGRKLPDALRPMVDEALVQMASYSGAHFGDVEHPLLVSVRSGARASMPGMMDTVLNLGLNDDTVEGLARRTGDRRFAYDTYRRFIQMYADVVLGVDHGLFEDILENYKALKGYELDPELQAEDWIEIVARFKSLVEKELGLRFPQSLRDQLWGAIAAVFGSWQNARAIAYRRLHDIPDDWGTAVTVQTMVFGNKGDNSATGVVFTRNPSTGENELFGEFLLNAQGEDVVAGLRTPQPLTKQASAANGNGKVSLEEAMPEAFAKLKHNCAALERHFRDLQDIEFTIEAGELFMLQTRTGKRSTQAALKIAVDMAGEGIITQEEAVMRIDPAHLDQLLHPTLDPNAEMTVLAKGLPASPGAASGEIVFDADEAVHLKSQGHTVILARIETSPEDVQGMHAAAGILTTRGGMTSHAAVVARGMGRPCVAGVAAAHIDLERETLEASGVVLRKGDIVTIDGSSGKIIKGRVTMRQPDLSPDFATLMEWADGLRRMEVRANADTPADARHARDFGAEGIGLCRTEHMFFQDNRIVAMREMILAETKEARRTALAELLPEQRQDFMALFEIMKGLPVTIRLFDPPLHEFLPHEEDAIADVAEAMGVEIARLKRRIAVLSEFNPMLGQRGARLLVAYPEIVDMQARAIFEAAIESGKELHDRVRPEIMVPLVATKRELDLIKERIAETARAVEKERETTLAFQVGSMVELPRACLVAGEIAESAEFFSFGTNDLTQTTFGLSRDDAGRFLGEYADKGIINHDPFMTLDAAVGELMEIGVERGRAVRPDLKIGICGEHGGDPETIGFCEKIGLSYVSCSPYRVPVARLAAAQAAVKNPAVTDR from the coding sequence ATGACAGGAGGCGAGGCCGAGATGGCGGGACAGACGCCCAAATGGGTGTACAGCTTCGGCGGTGGACACGCCGATGGTTCCGCCGCGGACAAGGATCGTCTCGGCGGCAAGGGCGCACACCTTGCCGAGATGTCGCGTATCGGCCTGCCCGTTCCCCCTGGTTTCACCATCGCCACGGATATGTGCGCGGCTTATTACGAGAACGGCCGCAAGCTCCCCGACGCCCTGAGGCCCATGGTGGACGAGGCGCTTGTGCAGATGGCGTCCTACTCCGGCGCGCATTTCGGCGATGTCGAGCATCCGCTGCTCGTGTCTGTCCGCTCCGGCGCGCGCGCCTCCATGCCCGGCATGATGGATACGGTCCTCAATCTAGGCCTCAACGACGACACCGTCGAAGGCCTTGCCCGCCGCACCGGAGACCGGCGCTTCGCCTACGACACTTATCGGCGCTTCATCCAGATGTACGCCGATGTGGTGCTGGGCGTCGATCACGGCCTGTTCGAGGATATCCTCGAGAACTACAAGGCGCTGAAGGGCTACGAACTCGACCCCGAACTCCAGGCGGAGGACTGGATCGAGATCGTCGCCCGGTTCAAGTCGTTGGTGGAAAAGGAGTTGGGCCTCAGGTTCCCGCAAAGCCTCCGCGACCAGCTTTGGGGCGCGATCGCCGCCGTGTTCGGGTCCTGGCAGAACGCGCGGGCCATCGCCTATCGGCGGCTTCACGACATTCCGGACGATTGGGGCACCGCCGTCACCGTGCAAACCATGGTGTTCGGCAACAAGGGCGACAACAGCGCCACCGGCGTCGTGTTCACGCGCAATCCCTCGACCGGTGAGAACGAACTGTTCGGCGAGTTTCTCTTGAATGCGCAAGGCGAGGACGTTGTTGCGGGCCTCCGCACGCCCCAGCCCCTGACCAAGCAAGCCAGCGCGGCCAATGGCAATGGCAAGGTCTCTCTCGAAGAGGCGATGCCGGAGGCCTTCGCCAAGCTGAAGCACAATTGCGCCGCCTTGGAACGGCACTTCCGCGACCTGCAGGACATCGAGTTCACGATCGAGGCGGGCGAACTCTTCATGCTGCAGACCCGCACCGGCAAGCGCTCCACGCAGGCCGCGCTGAAGATCGCCGTCGACATGGCGGGCGAGGGCATCATCACCCAGGAAGAAGCCGTGATGCGGATCGACCCGGCACATCTCGACCAGCTGCTGCATCCGACGCTCGATCCCAACGCGGAAATGACCGTGCTGGCGAAGGGGCTCCCGGCGTCGCCGGGCGCCGCGTCCGGTGAGATCGTCTTCGATGCGGACGAAGCGGTCCATCTGAAGAGCCAGGGGCACACGGTCATTCTGGCGCGCATCGAGACCTCGCCCGAGGACGTGCAAGGCATGCATGCGGCCGCGGGCATCCTGACCACCCGCGGGGGCATGACGAGCCACGCCGCCGTGGTGGCGCGCGGTATGGGGCGCCCTTGCGTGGCCGGCGTCGCTGCGGCTCATATCGATCTCGAACGCGAAACTCTGGAAGCGTCCGGCGTCGTGCTGCGTAAGGGCGATATCGTCACCATCGACGGGTCTTCCGGAAAGATCATCAAAGGGCGAGTGACCATGCGGCAGCCCGATCTGTCGCCCGACTTCGCCACGCTGATGGAGTGGGCCGACGGACTGCGGCGCATGGAGGTGCGGGCGAACGCCGATACGCCGGCCGACGCCCGGCATGCGCGGGACTTCGGCGCCGAGGGGATAGGCCTGTGCCGGACCGAGCACATGTTTTTCCAGGACAACCGCATCGTCGCCATGCGCGAGATGATCCTGGCGGAGACGAAGGAGGCGCGCCGCACCGCACTTGCCGAGCTCTTGCCGGAGCAGCGGCAAGACTTCATGGCGCTCTTCGAGATCATGAAGGGACTGCCGGTGACGATCCGGCTATTCGATCCGCCGCTCCACGAGTTCCTGCCGCACGAGGAAGACGCGATTGCCGATGTGGCGGAAGCCATGGGGGTGGAAATAGCGCGTCTCAAGCGCCGCATCGCGGTGCTCAGCGAGTTCAATCCCATGCTCGGTCAGCGCGGCGCGCGGCTGCTCGTCGCTTACCCGGAGATCGTCGACATGCAGGCGCGCGCGATCTTCGAGGCCGCCATCGAGTCCGGGAAGGAACTGCATGACCGCGTCCGTCCCGAGATCATGGTGCCGCTCGTGGCCACCAAGCGGGAACTCGACCTCATCAAGGAGCGCATCGCGGAGACGGCGCGTGCGGTGGAGAAGGAACGCGAGACGACGCTCGCGTTTCAGGTCGGATCCATGGTGGAACTGCCCCGCGCCTGTCTTGTCGCCGGCGAGATCGCGGAGTCGGCGGAGTTTTTCTCTTTTGGAACCAATGATCTAACCCAGACCACGTTCGGCCTCAGCCGCGACGATGCGGGCCGTTTCCTCGGGGAATACGCCGACAAAGGGATCATTAACCACGATCCATTTATGACGCTCGACGCTGCAGTCGGAGAGCTCATGGAAATCGGTGTGGAACGCGGCCGGGCCGTCCGCCCGGACCTCAAGATCGGCATTTGCGGCGAACATGGCGGCGACCCGGAAACCATTGGTTTTTGCGAGAAAATTGGGCTGAGCTACGTGTCCTGCTCGCCCTATCGGGTGCCTGTCGCGCGCCTCGCCGCGGCCCAGGCAGCCGTGAAAAACCCTGCAGTAACGGATCGTTAG
- a CDS encoding cell wall hydrolase — protein sequence MGRRSFRRMWYAAAALVSLPSIGVGYAAAYGSLFGAEVELYLPAPGTISTAIRIEDDAEPREVSTAAARLFYEDGKGPRADRFAVSASKPARASVMASIAKLPALPGFFTEKKDDEGGAIIPVAFTPSQQDQDIGSAVLPTAGYAALFDAGYEVDGFRPDPYDIAYRPSEEALKFRYKGETQAEFEERERHCLATAIYFEARGEPLKGQIAVSQVILNRVRSPKFPQTICGVVYQGQHRKGCQFSFTCDGNSDNPRDKALWARAQELSKSFMAGEHWLPEVGYSTFYHADYVRPRWSYRMNKIDKIGRHIFYKKRGEQPYLVEASLTDESGTEGDAEGSDDLPTTSLAWAVQAVTGSVDAVTGTSATAPTQVMSLGYGASE from the coding sequence ATGGGCCGACGCTCGTTTCGTCGGATGTGGTACGCCGCCGCTGCGCTCGTATCGCTCCCGTCAATCGGTGTGGGTTATGCAGCCGCGTACGGCAGCCTGTTTGGCGCCGAGGTTGAGCTGTACCTGCCCGCTCCCGGCACTATTTCCACCGCAATTCGGATCGAAGACGACGCCGAGCCCAGAGAGGTTTCGACTGCCGCCGCCCGTCTGTTCTACGAAGACGGCAAGGGTCCTCGCGCGGATCGCTTTGCGGTTTCCGCCTCGAAGCCGGCCAGGGCCTCGGTCATGGCCAGCATCGCGAAGTTGCCCGCGCTGCCCGGGTTCTTCACCGAGAAAAAGGACGATGAGGGCGGGGCTATCATTCCCGTCGCGTTCACCCCATCGCAGCAGGATCAAGACATCGGCAGCGCCGTCCTCCCGACGGCGGGTTATGCGGCGCTCTTCGATGCCGGCTACGAGGTCGATGGCTTCCGGCCCGACCCCTACGACATCGCCTATCGCCCTTCGGAGGAAGCTCTGAAGTTCCGCTACAAGGGCGAGACCCAGGCCGAGTTCGAGGAACGCGAGCGTCATTGTCTGGCCACCGCTATCTATTTCGAAGCGCGGGGCGAGCCTCTCAAGGGGCAGATTGCCGTATCGCAGGTGATCTTGAACCGCGTCCGCAGCCCGAAGTTCCCGCAGACGATCTGCGGCGTCGTCTACCAAGGGCAGCACCGCAAAGGGTGCCAGTTCTCCTTTACCTGTGACGGCAATTCCGACAATCCGCGTGACAAGGCCCTTTGGGCGCGCGCGCAAGAGCTCTCCAAGAGCTTCATGGCGGGCGAGCATTGGCTGCCCGAAGTCGGCTACTCGACCTTCTACCATGCGGACTATGTGCGGCCGCGCTGGTCGTACCGCATGAACAAGATCGATAAGATCGGTCGGCACATCTTCTACAAGAAGCGCGGCGAGCAGCCCTATCTGGTCGAGGCCTCCCTTACCGACGAATCGGGGACAGAAGGCGACGCCGAGGGTAGCGACGACTTGCCGACGACGTCCCTTGCCTGGGCCGTGCAAGCCGTAACCGGGTCCGTCGATGCCGTTACTGGAACGAGCGCTACCGCTCCCACTCAAGTGATGAGTCTAGGTTACGGGGCGAGTGAGTAA
- a CDS encoding gamma-glutamylcyclotransferase has protein sequence MSNKADTDPGHIFVYGTLRQGSNHPMARRLSAQARYVGQARANGRLYDMGWYPAAMFDESAPTRIIGDVFALPPGERLLAELDAYEHGDPNYARIPLDVSLVGTGTVLVWTYGVSKPPNSRVIPGAIF, from the coding sequence GTGAGTAACAAGGCCGATACCGACCCCGGCCACATCTTCGTCTATGGGACGTTGCGCCAGGGCAGCAATCATCCGATGGCACGGCGTCTCTCCGCCCAGGCGCGGTACGTGGGCCAGGCCCGCGCGAACGGCAGGCTCTACGACATGGGCTGGTACCCGGCCGCGATGTTCGACGAGAGCGCGCCGACCCGCATCATCGGCGACGTGTTCGCGTTGCCGCCAGGCGAGCGCCTTCTCGCGGAACTCGACGCCTATGAGCATGGCGACCCGAACTACGCGCGGATCCCCCTCGATGTATCGCTGGTCGGTACCGGTACGGTCCTGGTTTGGACCTATGGCGTGTCCAAGCCGCCCAACAGCCGCGTGATCCCCGGGGCGATTTTTTGA
- a CDS encoding VOC family protein produces the protein MRPHISMITLGVGDIADATAFYERLGFKRSSQSQEAVTFMQAGAMVLGLFGREALKDDAKADNIWNGNGGTAIAMNCADESQVDVMMAQAEAAGAQILKPAEKVFWGGYSGYFADPDGHAWEVAHNPFWSLDETGRVELPA, from the coding sequence ATGCGTCCGCACATCAGCATGATCACACTCGGCGTTGGAGACATTGCCGATGCGACGGCGTTCTACGAGCGGCTGGGCTTCAAGCGGTCGAGCCAAAGCCAGGAGGCGGTGACGTTCATGCAGGCGGGTGCGATGGTGCTCGGGCTTTTTGGCCGCGAAGCCCTCAAGGACGACGCCAAGGCAGACAACATCTGGAACGGAAACGGTGGCACGGCCATCGCCATGAACTGCGCCGACGAAAGCCAAGTCGATGTCATGATGGCGCAGGCGGAAGCCGCGGGTGCGCAAATCCTCAAGCCCGCCGAGAAGGTATTCTGGGGCGGGTATAGCGGCTATTTCGCGGACCCGGACGGCCATGCCTGGGAGGTCGCCCATAATCCGTTCTGGTCGCTGGACGAAACCGGCCGCGTCGAGTTACCCGCGTGA
- the glyS gene encoding glycine--tRNA ligase subunit beta — translation MTELLLEFFSEEIPARMQTRAREDLARLLDDKLKAAGLDFDAIKTFATPRRITAVVEGLPKRSPDVSEERKGPRVGAPDKAIEGFLKSAGLGSVNEAETREDKKGSYYVAVIEKPGRDTADVIAEIVPEMVKTFPWPKAMRWGAGKLRWVRPLHSILCVLGGKVVDFEVDGIKSGKITRGHRFMAPKDFDVKSFADYEAKLRKAFVILDSDERAARIEDAAQARAGEHGFALVEDAGLLAENAGLTEWPVPLMGAFDEEFLSVPPEVLATSMKAHQKCFSVSKGDDLANRFVLVANLEADDGGTSITQGNERVIAARLSDAKFFFDQDLKVSLETRVPQLKDITFHEKLGTQYERVQRIFKLARDLAPLVGADAEDAERAGILCKADLVSDMVGEFPELQGTMGRYYALDQNERPSVANAIADHYKPVGPTDDVPRAPVSIALALADKLDTLVGFWAIDEKPTGSKDPYALRRAALGVIRIILESDVRLALLSQIEAQLPTDAAGKEETERSLLDFFADRLKIYLRDQGARHDLVDAVFALGGDDLLMIVRRVDALGRFLDTDDGANLLAGTKRAANILRIEEKKDKKTYDEAPDPALLEAPEEKALANAVDDVEKAAAKAVQDEDFEAAMSAMAKLRAPVDAFFDTVTVNADDPKLRENRLRLLNRIRNTTKTVADFSKIAG, via the coding sequence ATGACGGAACTCCTGCTCGAATTCTTCTCCGAGGAGATCCCGGCGCGCATGCAGACGCGGGCGCGGGAAGACCTCGCGCGCCTGCTGGACGACAAGCTCAAAGCCGCAGGTCTCGACTTCGATGCGATCAAGACCTTTGCCACGCCGCGCCGCATCACGGCGGTTGTCGAGGGACTTCCCAAGCGCTCGCCCGACGTCAGCGAAGAGCGCAAGGGGCCGCGCGTCGGCGCACCCGACAAGGCCATCGAAGGGTTTCTGAAATCGGCCGGGCTCGGCTCCGTCAACGAGGCGGAGACCCGCGAGGACAAGAAGGGCAGCTACTACGTCGCGGTCATCGAGAAGCCGGGCCGCGACACCGCCGATGTGATCGCCGAGATCGTCCCGGAGATGGTGAAGACGTTCCCGTGGCCGAAAGCCATGCGCTGGGGCGCCGGTAAGCTGCGCTGGGTGCGGCCGCTGCATTCCATTCTGTGCGTGCTGGGCGGCAAGGTCGTGGACTTCGAAGTCGACGGCATCAAGAGCGGCAAGATCACGCGCGGCCATCGCTTCATGGCGCCGAAAGACTTCGACGTGAAGAGCTTCGCCGACTACGAGGCGAAGCTGCGCAAGGCCTTTGTCATTCTCGATAGCGATGAGCGCGCGGCGCGGATTGAGGATGCGGCGCAAGCCCGGGCCGGCGAGCATGGCTTCGCGCTCGTGGAGGACGCTGGTCTGCTCGCCGAGAATGCCGGGCTCACCGAATGGCCCGTGCCGCTCATGGGCGCGTTCGATGAAGAATTCTTGAGCGTCCCGCCGGAAGTGCTCGCCACCTCCATGAAGGCGCATCAGAAGTGCTTCTCCGTATCGAAGGGCGACGATCTTGCGAACCGCTTCGTGCTCGTCGCGAACCTGGAAGCCGACGACGGCGGCACCTCCATCACCCAGGGCAATGAGCGCGTGATCGCCGCGCGCTTGTCGGACGCTAAGTTCTTCTTCGATCAGGATCTCAAGGTCTCGCTCGAAACGCGCGTGCCGCAACTCAAGGACATCACCTTCCATGAGAAGCTCGGCACCCAATACGAGCGCGTGCAGCGCATCTTCAAGCTGGCGCGGGATTTGGCGCCGCTGGTCGGCGCGGATGCGGAGGATGCGGAGCGCGCGGGCATTCTCTGCAAGGCCGATCTCGTGAGCGACATGGTCGGCGAGTTCCCCGAGCTACAAGGCACCATGGGCCGCTACTACGCGCTCGATCAGAACGAGCGGCCCTCCGTCGCCAACGCCATCGCAGATCACTACAAGCCTGTCGGTCCGACGGACGACGTTCCGCGCGCGCCGGTCTCGATTGCACTCGCGCTTGCCGACAAGCTCGACACGCTGGTGGGCTTCTGGGCCATCGACGAAAAGCCGACGGGCTCGAAAGATCCCTATGCGCTGCGCCGTGCGGCGCTCGGCGTCATCCGGATCATTCTGGAGAGTGACGTGCGGCTGGCGCTTCTCTCCCAAATTGAAGCGCAGTTGCCGACGGACGCCGCGGGCAAGGAAGAGACGGAGCGCAGCCTTCTCGATTTCTTCGCCGACCGTCTGAAGATTTATCTGCGCGACCAGGGCGCGCGGCACGATCTGGTGGATGCGGTCTTCGCACTTGGCGGCGACGATCTCTTGATGATCGTGCGGCGGGTCGATGCGCTCGGCCGCTTTCTCGATACGGACGATGGCGCGAACCTGCTGGCGGGCACTAAGCGCGCGGCGAACATCCTTCGCATCGAGGAGAAGAAGGACAAGAAGACCTACGACGAAGCGCCCGACCCCGCGCTGCTCGAAGCGCCCGAAGAGAAGGCGCTGGCCAACGCCGTGGACGATGTCGAGAAGGCCGCCGCCAAAGCTGTGCAGGACGAGGACTTCGAAGCGGCTATGTCGGCCATGGCGAAGCTGCGCGCGCCGGTCGATGCGTTCTTCGACACGGTCACCGTCAACGCGGACGATCCGAAGCTGCGCGAGAACCGCTTGCGGCTGCTCAATCGCATCCGCAACACGACCAAGACCGTCGCAGATTTTTCCAAAATCGCGGGGTAA
- a CDS encoding VOC family protein: MTKAKILQQAPVLFARDLPATIGYWADKVGFRTLGVWGEPADFAIAARDTAHVMLTQVPEACDVVPHWRIKDKMWNAYFWVDDARAMYDELTERGAHIDYHLGEKPYGVLEFGIQDLDDHDIGFGQDLAPKQDVAPSGEAGAQ; this comes from the coding sequence ATGACCAAGGCCAAGATCCTGCAACAAGCGCCGGTGCTGTTCGCGCGAGATCTGCCTGCGACGATCGGCTATTGGGCCGACAAGGTGGGTTTCCGGACGCTCGGCGTGTGGGGCGAGCCGGCGGACTTTGCCATCGCCGCGCGCGATACCGCTCACGTCATGCTGACACAGGTTCCTGAAGCGTGCGACGTGGTTCCCCATTGGCGGATCAAGGACAAGATGTGGAACGCTTATTTCTGGGTCGACGACGCGCGCGCCATGTATGACGAGCTGACGGAACGCGGCGCGCATATTGACTACCACCTTGGCGAAAAGCCCTACGGCGTTCTCGAATTCGGAATCCAGGATCTCGATGATCACGACATCGGCTTTGGGCAAGACCTTGCGCCCAAACAAGATGTTGCGCCGAGCGGCGAGGCTGGTGCGCAATGA